In one Arachis duranensis cultivar V14167 chromosome 9, aradu.V14167.gnm2.J7QH, whole genome shotgun sequence genomic region, the following are encoded:
- the LOC107465955 gene encoding uncharacterized protein LOC107465955, giving the protein MGQDISELKSFREDVRSTLRNHGEKLKRMESQVGELSQQAPKSTAVFPSDTEKNPKGEQKEVRWEECKAITILKEVSEEEGIRPSKQEPEILKEGVEEAKQESETEQAKELQNKGMLETYQPKAPFPQRLGGGEKGKTYSRFLETFKSLHINIPFLEILQQMPTHIKYLKELLSKKRVLKGGQTVIMNKECSALIKKDIVSKKTDP; this is encoded by the coding sequence ATGGGTCAGGACATAAGTGAGTTGAAAAGCTTTAGGGAAGATGTGAGATCCACCTTAAGGAACCATGGTGAAAAACTCAAGAGGATGGAGTCTCAAGTAGGAGAGCTATCTCAACAGGCCCCCAAGTCAACTGCAGTGTTCCCTAGTGACACTGAAAAGAATCCTAAAGGGGAACAAAAGGaagtgagatgggaagaatgcaaggccatcaccatATTGAAGGAagtctcagaagaagaaggaatcagACCCTCAAAACAGGAGCCAGAAATCTTGAAGGAAGGTGTGGAAGAAGCTAAGCAAGAAAGTGAAACTGAGCAAGCCAAGGAACTGCAAAATAAAGGCATGCTGGAAACATACCAACCAAAAGCACCATTTCCTCAGAGGTTAGGAGgaggtgaaaaagggaaaacataTTCAAGGTTCCTAGAGACATTTAAGTCTCTCCATATCAATATTCCCTTTCTTGAGATTCTCCAGCAGATGCCTACACATATCAAGTAtttgaaggaattgctgagcaagaaaagagtTTTGAAGGGAGGACAAACTGTAATAATGAACAAAGAATGCAGTGCCCTCATCAAGAAGGACATAGTCTCTAAGAAAACAGACCCATGA